One segment of Ziziphus jujuba cultivar Dongzao chromosome 12, ASM3175591v1 DNA contains the following:
- the LOC107428299 gene encoding protein LAZY 1 isoform X1 gives MKLLGWMHRKFRQNSNEPLKDFVIGNSCACLSGQPSLDDQQYYPKPNYGSKPFKQTQRDQNLRKSFTGLEAVRVEEEDYEEESSAEMSELFHGFLAIGTLGSEQVMADPSTPTFAISVENITEKETEVTENELKLINDELEKVLGAEAKDDCCNESSGRNSHVSTGRSSHGSIITLSGKPLEGSDNNGNGTTVCPLQGYLFGSAIELSETTAVAKKEHRTSLGELFQRSKLTEENGGGKSEREEKRPDKEAEKSAMHLMKKKLKKRILNAASRGSAAAAGGPVDSASAETKLHKILQMFHRKVHPENSKVAQKSGKAQKNEKQKKIPHEGSGNNIGDQVLQDEDIILCPQRALLKQNIRRYKSQSNPPQFMLSSIDSNGNREHWIKTDAEYLVLEL, from the exons ATGAAG CTGCTAGGTTGGATGCATCGTAAGTTTCGCCAGAATAGCAACGAACCACTTAAAGATTTTGTCATCG GGAATTCTTGTGCTTGTCTTTCAGGGCAGCCATCACTTGATGACCAACAGTACTACCCAAAACCAAATTATGGCTCTAAACCCTTCAAACAAACCCAGAGGGACCAAAATCTTCGAAAATCCTTCACTGGCCTAGAAGCAGTGAGggtagaagaagaagactaTGAAGAGGAATCATCAGCTGAAATGTCTGAGCTCTTCCATGGCTTTCTTGCTATTGGTACTCTTGGCTCAGAACAAGTAATGGCAGATCCATCAACGCCAACCTTTGCCATATCAGTTGAAAATATAACTGAAAAAGAAACTGAGGTTACTGAGAACGAATTGAAGCTCATCAATGATGAGTTGGAGAAAGTGCTTGGAGCTGAAGCTAAGGATGATTGTTGCAATGAATCATCTGGAAGGAACAGTCATGTTAGCACTGGAAGAAGTAGTCATGGTAGCATCATTACTCTTAGTGGAAAGCCACTAGAAGGCTCAGACAATAACGGAAATGGAACCACAGTCTGCCCACTCCAGGGATATCTATTTGGGTCTGCAATTGAATTGTCTGAAACAACAGCAGTGGCAAAGAAGGAACATAGGACGTCTCTTGGTGAGCTGTTTCAGAGGAGCAAATTAACAGAAGAAAATGGCGGTGGGAAAAGTGAGCGGGAAGAGAAGCGACCAGACAAAGAAGCAGAAAAATCTGCTATGCATCTGATGAAAAAGAAGCTGAAGAAAAGAATACTCAATGCTGCTTCTCGTGGCTCAGCGGCAGCTGCTGGTGGACCTGTTGATTCTGCTTCAGCAgaaacaaaactgcacaag ATCCTTCAAATGTTCCACAGGAAAGTTCATCCGGAAAACTCTAAAGTTGCACAGAAGTCTGGGAAAGCTCAAAagaatgaaaaacaaaagaaaattcccCATGAGGGCAGTGGCAACAATATTGGAGATCAGGTCCTCCAAGATGAAGACATCATCTTATGTCCTCAACGAGCTCTTCTAAAGCAGAATATACGACGCTACAAGAGCCAATCTAACCCACCCCAATTCATGCTTAGCAGCATTGATTCAAATGGGAACAGAGAACACTGGATCAAAACAGATGCAGAGT ACCTAGTGTTGGAGCTGTGA
- the LOC107428299 gene encoding protein LAZY 1 isoform X2 yields MKLLGWMHRKFRQNSNEPLKDFVIGQPSLDDQQYYPKPNYGSKPFKQTQRDQNLRKSFTGLEAVRVEEEDYEEESSAEMSELFHGFLAIGTLGSEQVMADPSTPTFAISVENITEKETEVTENELKLINDELEKVLGAEAKDDCCNESSGRNSHVSTGRSSHGSIITLSGKPLEGSDNNGNGTTVCPLQGYLFGSAIELSETTAVAKKEHRTSLGELFQRSKLTEENGGGKSEREEKRPDKEAEKSAMHLMKKKLKKRILNAASRGSAAAAGGPVDSASAETKLHKILQMFHRKVHPENSKVAQKSGKAQKNEKQKKIPHEGSGNNIGDQVLQDEDIILCPQRALLKQNIRRYKSQSNPPQFMLSSIDSNGNREHWIKTDAEYLVLEL; encoded by the exons ATGAAG CTGCTAGGTTGGATGCATCGTAAGTTTCGCCAGAATAGCAACGAACCACTTAAAGATTTTGTCATCG GGCAGCCATCACTTGATGACCAACAGTACTACCCAAAACCAAATTATGGCTCTAAACCCTTCAAACAAACCCAGAGGGACCAAAATCTTCGAAAATCCTTCACTGGCCTAGAAGCAGTGAGggtagaagaagaagactaTGAAGAGGAATCATCAGCTGAAATGTCTGAGCTCTTCCATGGCTTTCTTGCTATTGGTACTCTTGGCTCAGAACAAGTAATGGCAGATCCATCAACGCCAACCTTTGCCATATCAGTTGAAAATATAACTGAAAAAGAAACTGAGGTTACTGAGAACGAATTGAAGCTCATCAATGATGAGTTGGAGAAAGTGCTTGGAGCTGAAGCTAAGGATGATTGTTGCAATGAATCATCTGGAAGGAACAGTCATGTTAGCACTGGAAGAAGTAGTCATGGTAGCATCATTACTCTTAGTGGAAAGCCACTAGAAGGCTCAGACAATAACGGAAATGGAACCACAGTCTGCCCACTCCAGGGATATCTATTTGGGTCTGCAATTGAATTGTCTGAAACAACAGCAGTGGCAAAGAAGGAACATAGGACGTCTCTTGGTGAGCTGTTTCAGAGGAGCAAATTAACAGAAGAAAATGGCGGTGGGAAAAGTGAGCGGGAAGAGAAGCGACCAGACAAAGAAGCAGAAAAATCTGCTATGCATCTGATGAAAAAGAAGCTGAAGAAAAGAATACTCAATGCTGCTTCTCGTGGCTCAGCGGCAGCTGCTGGTGGACCTGTTGATTCTGCTTCAGCAgaaacaaaactgcacaag ATCCTTCAAATGTTCCACAGGAAAGTTCATCCGGAAAACTCTAAAGTTGCACAGAAGTCTGGGAAAGCTCAAAagaatgaaaaacaaaagaaaattcccCATGAGGGCAGTGGCAACAATATTGGAGATCAGGTCCTCCAAGATGAAGACATCATCTTATGTCCTCAACGAGCTCTTCTAAAGCAGAATATACGACGCTACAAGAGCCAATCTAACCCACCCCAATTCATGCTTAGCAGCATTGATTCAAATGGGAACAGAGAACACTGGATCAAAACAGATGCAGAGT ACCTAGTGTTGGAGCTGTGA